In Desulfurellaceae bacterium, the genomic window GGCCATGATCAAACTCAAATCCGTCCGTCACGCCGGCGTACCGATTAGTGACCTCAGAAAAGCCAAGTCGTTCTACAAGATGCTCGGCTTTGAAGAAATCGAGCGCCCCAAGATCAAGGGCATTCCTGGCGCCTGGTACGAGTGCGATGGTACCCAGGTCCACCTCATCGGTCAGCGCAACGAGATGGCGGCCAAAAATCTGCCGGGTGTCGGCTCGCACCTCGCCCTGCAGGTTGAGGATATT contains:
- a CDS encoding VOC family protein — translated: MIKLKSVRHAGVPISDLRKAKSFYKMLGFEEIERPKIKGIPGAWYECDGTQVHLIGQRNEMAAKNLPGVGSHLALQVEDIEEAKKVLKRRKIEFAEFTPPPSFGGGPVLFLKDPDGNAVELRTDP